A single genomic interval of Electrophorus electricus isolate fEleEle1 chromosome 4, fEleEle1.pri, whole genome shotgun sequence harbors:
- the LOC113568083 gene encoding extracellular calcium-sensing receptor-like, with protein MWFVSYLYLSMAWSSSASLSLSAPPAPGLLPGPSSCRLQGHFQLNGMHQDGDLIVGGLFEVHFLTVFPELSFTSEPEQPYCQQFDMASFQQAQTMAFAIDEINRNPHLLPNVTLGYHLYDNCVKLAVAFRAATALISGTDEALSTLDCTGSPPVIGIVGDPGSTHSIAISSVLGLFRVPMVSYFATCSCLSNQQQYPSFFRTIPSDVFQVRAIVQILKRFSWTWVGLIYSDDDYGIHAALAFHQDLQGQFGGCVAYSEILPRDNNCRDVARIVGVIRASTAMVVVVISTEAYLLPLMDEVAQRNVTGRQWIASEAWATSPIFLTPHLLPFLGGTLGLAIRRGEIQGLRDFLLNIRPDRDPKNNIVRTFWEEMFECTFDSGSTQPNGERERKVCTGAEDLRSMDTAYTDMSELRASYNVYKAVYALAHALHDLMQCEEGKGPFISHSCASIHSLQPWQVVHYLQNVNFTTGFGDHVSFDKNGDALAIYDVMNWQPNPDGSIRVHTVGVVYETAQAGDVLTGDVLTLEEGALYWNFKSKKPPRSVCSESCPPGTRRARRKGLPICCFDCLPCADGEFNNVTDSIECTTCPEEFWSSPDKDRCVPKELEFLSYEEPLGISLTVASLLGSCFCTGVLGVFAHYRHTPVVRANNSELSFLLLLSLKLCFLCTLLFIGQPQQWTCRLRHAAFGISFVLSVSSILVKTMVVVAVFKSSRPEGQSALKWFGVPQQRGTVLALTALQIAICVVWLAMASPTPLKNTHYISSKIVYECAMGSVLGFATLLGYIGLLAAVSFLLAFLARNLPDNFNEAKFITFSMLIFCAVWITFVPAYISSPGKYSVAVEVFAILASSFGLLLAIFAPKCYIILLHPERNTKKAIMGRAREKK; from the exons ATGTGGTTTGTTTCATACTTGTATCTGAGCATGGCCTGGAGCTCCTcagcctccctctccctctctgcacccCCAGCTCCAGGCCTGCTCCCTGGCCCCAGCTCCTGCCGGCTCCAGGGGCACTTCCAGCTGAATGGGATGCATCAGGATGGAGACCTGATTGTGGGGGGCCTGTTCGAGGTCCACTTCCTCACCGTGTTCCCAGAGCTGAGCTTCACCAGCGAACCGGAGCAGCCCTACTGTCAACA GTTTGACATGGCAAGCTTCCAGCAGGCACAGACAATGGCGTTTGCTATTGATGAGATCAACAGAAATCCTCACCTGTTGCCCAATGTTACCCTGGGCTACCATCTGTATGATAACTGCGTGAAGCTGGCTGTGGCATTCCGAGCAGCCACAGCCCTAATTAGTGGGACTGATGAGGCCCTCTCAACCCTGGACTGCACTGGCTCCCCCCCGGTGATTGGAATAGTGGGGGACCCGGGATCCACCCACTCTATTGCCATCTCTAGTGTGCTGGGGCTGTTTCGAGTGCCCATG GTGAGCTACTTCGCCACCTGCTCCTGCCTCAGCAACCAGCAACAGTACCCCTCCTTCTTCAGGACCATTCCCAGCGACGTCTTCCAGGTCCGCGCCATTGTGCAGATCTTAAAGCGCTTCAGCTGGACCTGGGTAGGCCTGATCTACAGTGACGATGACTATGGTATCCATGCTGCCCTCGCCTTCCACCAGGACCTGCAGGGGCAGTTTGGTGGCTGTGTGGCTTACTCCGAGATCTTGCCACGAGACAACAATTGCAGGGATGTGGCCCGCATTGTCGGAGTGATCAGAGCTTCCACAgccatggtggtggtggtgatctCCACTGAGGCTTACCTGTTGCCGTTGATGGACGAAGTGGCCCAGAGGAATGTAACTGGCAGGCAGTGGATTGCCAGTGAGGCCTGGGCCACCTCTCCTATCTTCCTCACCCCGCATCTGCTGCCCTTCCTCGGGGGCACGCTTGGGCTTGCAATCCGCCGTGGGGAGATCCAGGGGCTCCGGGACTTCCTGCTGAACATCCGCCCTGACAGAGACCCTAAAAACAACATAGTGAGGACCTTCTGGGAGGAGATGTTTGAGTGCACATTTGATTCTGGAAGCACACAACCCaatggagaaagggagagaaaggtgTGCACAGGGGCAGAAGATCTGCGTAGCATGGACACAGCGTACACTGACATGTCTGAACTCAGGGCTTCGTACAATGTGTATAAGGCTGTTTATGCTCTTGCGCACGCACTTCATGACCTGATGCAGTGTGAGGAGGGAAAAGGACCCTTCATAAGCCACAGCTGTGCCAGCATACACTCTCTGCAGCCTTGGCAG GTCGTCCATTACCTGCAGAATGTGAACTTCACCACTGGCTTTGGTGACCACGTGTCTTTTGACAAGAACGGTGATGCCCTGGCTATCTATGATGTCATGAACTGGCAGCCAAACCCAGATGGATCGATCAGAGTTCATACAGTGGGTGTTGTGTATGAGACCGCCCAAGCAGGGGATGTCCTTACAGGGGATGTCCTTACACTAGAGGAGGGCGCCCTCTACTGGAACTTCAAGTCAAAGAAA CCGCCCcggtctgtgtgcagtgaaagctgccctccaggcaccaggaGGGCCAGACGGAAAGGTCTGCCCATCTGTTGCTTTGACTGTCTTCCCTGTGCAGATGGAGAGTTTAACAATGTAACAG ATTCTATTGAATGTACCACGTGTCCCGAGGAGTTCTGGTCCAGCCCAGATAAGGACCGCTGTGTCCCTAAAGAACTTGAGTTTCTGTCTTATGAGGAGCCGTTAGGCATCTCCCTGACAGTGGCCTCCCTGTTGGGCTCCTGCTTTTGCACCGGGGTTCTGGGTGTGTTCGCACATTACCGCCACACCCCCGTGGTCCGtgccaacaactcagagctgagtttcctgctgctgctgtcactcAAACTGTGCTTCCTATGCACGCTGCTGTTCATTGGCCAGCCACAGCAGTGGACATGCCGACTGAGGCACGCGGCATTTGGCATCAGCTTTGTACTGAGCGTTTCCAGTATCCTGGTCAAGACCATGGTGGTCGTGGCTGTCTTTAAGTCCTCTCGGCCAGAAGGCCAAAGTGCCTTGAAGTGGTTTGGTGTACCCCAACAGAGAGGCACAGTGCTTGCCCTCACAGCCCTCCAGATAGCCATATGTGTAGTGTGGCTGGCTATGGCATCCCCCACACCCCTTAAAAACACTCATTACATCAGCTCTAAGATAGTGTATGAGTGTGCCATGGGATCTGTGCTGGGCTTTGCCACTCTGTTGGGCTACATTGGCCTCCTGGCTGCCGTGAGCTTCCTGCTGGCCTTCTTGGCGAGGAACCTTCCAGATAACTTTAACGAGGCCAAATTTATCACCTTCAGTATGCTGATCTTCTGCGCAGTGTGGATCACTTTTGTGCCAGCATACATCAGCTCTCCGGGGAAGTATTCAGTGGCTGTAGAGGTCTTTGCCATCTTGGCCTCTAGTTTTGGTCTACTGCTGGCCATTTTTGCCCCAAAGTGCTATATCATCCTCCTGCACCCTGAGAGGAACACTAAAAAAGCAATTATGGGTCGAGCAAGAGAAAAGAAATAG
- the LOC113568081 gene encoding extracellular calcium-sensing receptor-like, whose translation MAVSAWLWAQGLLAAMVWVHAVGPSCNLQSRSISGSLFKEGDVIIGGLFPVHVEAAEPDHTFTQRVLGGHCQGLDVRAYRWLLTMIFTVEEINRDPALLPNLTLGYLAADSCLAEGSTLSAALAMVTGQEEAVTGEQCTRAPSVPVIIGDARSAASIVLADTLGVFGIPLVSYFASCACLSDQTRFPTFLRTVPSDAFQAKAIAHLLSLMGWSWVGVVSGDDAYGISGVQLLLKELEGSDVCIDYLEVIPKSYAMSKIRRIIERIQSSKARVVVTFAISPDMEVLLREVVKQNVTDRQWIATEAWSTYSHHPSWSGISLAGTLGFALRQVDIQGLGSYLTQLRPGGQQMQPLTQTVWEEMFGCKFVVESQTNPLSGPQCTGLEKMERNQEEVYFDVMYNVYKAVYAIANAIQDMLVCQSGKGPFKNGECPDIKPIRPKQLLYYLKSVNFTTPVGELLHFDENGDVSASYDIINWHVGPEGKVEFVKVGQFDAASRQERGFQLDTNKVVWGGGWGDHVPVSVCSESCPPGTRKAVQKGKPVCCYDCIPCATGEISNATDSTECNKCPERFWSSTDRTVCVPMQVEFLSFQDNMGIVLSVLSVAGATLTGTILAAFFHHRDTPLVRANNSELSFLLLLSLKLCFLCALPFIGRPVPWSCMLRHTLFGISFVVCLACVLSKTVVVLVAFRATLPGSNVMRYFGPFQQRAGIFLCTLVQVVVCVLWLVLAPPVPTESAGGELGARVVLLCAVGSVAGFSLVLGYISLLAGVCFIMAFLARKLPDNFNEAKFITFSMLIFCAVWIAFVPAYVSSPGKYTVAVEVFAILASSYGLLLCIFAPKCYIILLRPEKNIKKNMMAK comes from the exons ATGGCTGTGTCTGCATGGCTATGGGCACAGGGGCTCCTGGCTGCGATGGTCTGGGTGCACGCTGTGGGGCCTTCATGCAATCTGCAGAGCAGGTCCATCTCTGGGAGTCTGTTCAAGGAAGGTGATGTGATCATTGGGGGTCTGTTCCCTGTTCATGTTGAAGCTGCTGAACCCgaccacacattcacacagagagTTCTGGGAGGCCACTGTCAAGG cCTTGATGTGCGAGCATACCGCTGGCTCCTGACCATGATCTTCACTGTGGAAGAAATCAACAGAGATCCAGCGCTGCTACCCAACCTCACTCTGGGTTACCTTGCTGCAGACAGCTGCCTGGCTGAGGGCAGCACCCTGAGTGCTGCGCTGGCGATGGTGACAGGGCAGGAGGAGGCTGTAACTGGAGAACAGTGCACCAGGGCTCCCAGTGTGCCCGTCATCATTGGCGATGCCCGGTCTGCTGCCTCCATAGTGTTAGCTGATACTCTGGGTGTTTTTGGCATCCCCCTG GTTAGTTATTTTGCTTCCTGTGCATGTCTCAGTGACCAAACCAGGTTCCCCACCTTCCTCCGCACTGTTCCCAGTGATGCCTTCCAGGCTAAGGCCATTGCCCATCTGCTGAGCCTAATGGGCTGGTCCTGGGTTGGGGTTGTCTCCGGAGATGATGCATATGGGATAAGTGGAGTGCAACTGTTACTGAAAGAACTGGAGGGTTCAGATGTGTGCATTGACTACCTGGAGGTCATCCCTAAATCCTATGCGATGAGCAAAATTAGACGCATCATCGAGAGAATCCAGAGCTCCAAGGCTAGGGTGGTGGTTACTTTTGCCATCAGCCCAGATATGGAGGTCTTGCTGAGAGAAGTGGTGAAGCAGAATGTGACTGACAGGCAGTGGATTGCCACTGAAGCCTGGAGCACCTACAGTCATCATCCTTCATGGAGTGGCATTTCGTTAGCAGGGACTCTTGGCTTTGCCCTACGGCAGGTTGATATCCAGGGTTTGGGCTCCTATCTGACACAACTGAGGCCAGGAGGGCAACAAATGCAGCCACTGACTCAAACTGTTTGGGAGGAAATGTTTGGATGCAAATTTGTGGTGGAATCCCAGACAAACCCTCTCTCAGGACCACAGTGCACAGGCTTagagaaaatggaaagaaacCAGGAAGAAGTCTACTTTGATGTTATGTATAACGTGTATAAGGCTGTGTATGCTATCGCAAATGCAATTCAGGACATGCTGGTCTGTCAGTCTGGCAAAGGaccatttaaaaatggagaGTGTCCTGATATTAAACCGATACGACCTAAGCAG CTTCTGTATTACCTAAAGTCAGTAAATTTCACAACACCAGTGGGTGAGCTACTTCATTTTGATGAGAATGGGGATGTATCTGCCTCATATGACATCATTAACTGGCATGTAGGACCTGAAGGAAAAGTGGAATTTGTGAAGGTTGGGCAGTTTGATGCAGCAAGCAGACAAGAGCGAGGCTTTCAGTTGGACACCAACAAAGTGGTCTGGGGAGGAGGCTGGGGTGATCAC gtgccagtgtctgtgtgcagtgagagctgtcccCCGGGCACCAGGAAagctgtgcagaaaggaaagcctgtttgctgctatgactgtataccatgtgcaaCAGGGGAGATTAGCAATGCTACAG ACTCCACAGAGTGCAACAAGTGTCCAGAACGGTTCTGGTCCAGCACTGATCGGACAGTGTGTGTTCCAATGCAAGTGGAGTTTTTGTCCTTTCAAGATAACATGGGCATTGTCCTCTCAGTGCTGTCTGTTGCTGGGGCGACACTTACTGGGACCATCCTGGCTGCCTTCTTCCATCATCGGGACACGCCCCTGGTCCGcgccaacaactcagagctgagcttcctgctgctgcttTCACTCAAACTATGCTTCCTTTGTGCACTTCCTTTCATTGGCCGGCCTGTACcttggtcctgtatgctgcgccaTACCCTGTTTGGGATCAGCTTTGTGGTGTGTCTGGCCTGTGTGCTCAGTAAGACTGTAGTTGTCCTGGTTGCCTTCAGAGCAACTCTGCCAGGATCAAATGTGATGCGCTACTTTGGCCCTTttcagcagagagcaggaaTTTTCCTCTGCACACTGGTGCAGGTGGTggtctgtgtgctgtggctgGTGTTAGCACCTCCTGTACCTACGGAAAGTGCAGGAGGTGAGCTTGGAGCTCGCgtggtgctgctctgtgctgtgggctCAGTGGCAGGCTTCTCCCTGGTACTGGGATACATCAGCTTGCTGGCAGGTGTATGCTTCATTATGGCCTTCCTCGCCCGGAAGCTTCCAGATAATTTCAATGAGGcaaaattcatcacattcagtaTGCTGATCTTCTGTGCTGTGTGGATCGCCTTTGTTCCAGCATATGTCAGCTCTCCAGGGAAGTACACAGTGGCAGTTGAGGTCTTTGCCATCCTGGCCTCCAGTTACGGCCTTCTGCTGTGTATATTTGCCCCAAAGTGTTACATCATTCTGCTCAGACCagaaaagaatataaaaaagaacatGATGGCCAAATAG